Proteins encoded in a region of the candidate division KSB1 bacterium genome:
- a CDS encoding STAS domain-containing protein, which translates to MRVAESKVLEVDQLPGFLLVRVLPRRIFLELADRFREDILRLANESSDPLVLDLSQVSVMNSTALGTLVVLSDAMRKSGRPFYVIRPGKILREVLTRMRLDLLLAIRDDLDAVYAELEGKTG; encoded by the coding sequence GTGAGAGTTGCAGAGAGCAAAGTGTTGGAGGTGGATCAGCTGCCAGGGTTCCTTCTCGTGCGTGTTCTTCCGAGAAGGATCTTCTTGGAACTCGCCGACCGGTTCCGAGAGGACATACTGCGCCTGGCCAACGAATCGTCGGATCCGCTCGTACTGGATCTTTCCCAGGTGAGCGTGATGAACAGCACAGCCCTTGGGACTCTTGTGGTCCTGAGCGATGCCATGAGGAAGTCGGGTAGGCCCTTCTACGTGATCCGCCCGGGCAAGATACTGAGAGAGGTGCTGACGCGCATGCGCCTCGATCTTCTGCTGGCCATCCGGGACGACCTCGATGCGGTGTACGCAGAGCTCGAGGGCAAGACCGGATAG